From a single Silene latifolia isolate original U9 population chromosome 6, ASM4854445v1, whole genome shotgun sequence genomic region:
- the LOC141587983 gene encoding uncharacterized protein LOC141587983: MVNPDRKDWSLKLDDALWAYRTAYETPIGMSPYRLIFGKPSHLPVEVEHRAYWAVKSFNLQMSEAGIHRKLQLQELEEIRNGAYENASIYKSRWMGPYEVVRVFPYGAIEIKCLKSGKVLKVNGQSLSTIMRKLK; this comes from the exons ATGGTGAATCCCGACCGCAAGGATTGGAGTTTGAAATTGGATGATGCTTTGTGGGCATATCGCACGGCTTACGAAAcaccaatcgggatgtcaccttaCCGCTTAATTTTTGGGAAACCGTCTCACTTACCCGTGGAGGTTGAGCATAGGGCTTATTGGGCGGTCAAATCATTCAACTTGCAAATGAGTGAAGCGGGGATTCATAGGAAACTTCAACTCCAAGAATTGGAAGAAATTCGAAATGGTGCTTATGAGAATGCTTCGATTTACAAG TCTAGGTGGATGGGGCCATATGAGGTGGTTCGTGTTTTTCCATATGGAGCAATCGAGATCAAGTGTTTAAAATCTGGGAAAGTTTTGAAAGTGAATGGTCAAAGCTTAAGCACTATCATGAGGAAATTGAAATAG